TGCTGGTTTCAAGGCAGGATTTGAATATAAAGAATTTAGATGACTTAAAAGGCAAGAAAATTGCAGTTCCTCAATATGGGAATACCCAAGATATTGTATTAAGGTTTTTGCTAAGCAAAGCTGGGCTAAAAGATACTACCAAAGGTGGAGATGTTGAGATTATTCAAGCTGAAAATCCAGACATTAAAACTTTGCTTGATAGAAACCAGATAGATGCTGCGTTGGTTCCTGAGCCTTGGGGAACAAGGTTGAAAAAAGAAGTAAATAGCAATGTTGTGCTTGACAGTAGCCAAATAAGGCAATACATAGATATTCCTACAACAGTAATTATTACTACCACAAAGTTTTTAAAAGAGTATTCTGATATTGTAGAAAAATTTCTCATAGCGCATCTTGAGGTAACAGACTTTATTGAAAAAAATCCTGAAAAATCATATGAAATAATAAATAACCAAATTTCTGAGATAACTTCTAAGCCGCTGCCGGCAGACATCCTAAAAGACTCCTTCAAAAATATCAAACTTTCAAGCGAAATACAAAGGAAATCCTTAGAAAAAGCAATTGAGTCATATTTTGAGTTGGGATACTTAAGAGAAAAGCCAAATATTGAAAAATTAGTTAACACAGAAATTTTAGATAGAATCAAAAACAAAGAGGTGTACTAAAAATTGGCACTGGTAATTGAAAATGTAAGCAAGAGATTTCAATCAAAAAACAAAGAAATAAATGTGTTAGAAAAAATAAATTTAGAAGTACAAAAAGGGAAATTTATATGTATTCTTGGTCCCTCTGGATGTGGGAAGTCTACACTTTTGAATATAATAGCTGGACTTGAAAAACCATCTGAGGGAAAGGTTTTTTTAAACGGCAGAGAAGTCTTGTCACCCGGGCCAGACAGAGTTGTAATGTTCCAAGAGTCAGCTTTATTTCCATGGCTAAAAGTAATTGACAATGTTGAATTTGGTATGAAAATACGAGGTGTGCCCAAAAAAGAGAGACATGAAAGAGCGCTTAAATACTTAAAGATGGTTCACCTGACTAAGTTTAAAGACGTTTATGTTCACCAATTATCAGGTGGAATGAAACAAAGAGTTGCATTAGCAAGGGCATTGACGCTTGACTCTGAAATTCTTCTTATGGATGAACCTTTTGCAGCACTTGACAGCCAGACAAAAAATATCCTATTGCTTGAACTTCAGCGAATCTGGTGGGAGACTAAAAAGACAATTATATTTGTGACACACAATATAGAAGAAGCAGTGCTTTTAGCAGACAAAGTGGTGGTTATGTCTTCAAACCCGGGAAAAATCAAAAAGGTTTTTGAGATAAAACTTGCAAGACCGCGACTTCTTGATAATCCTGACATAGTCTATATGATATCTGCTATTATGAAAGAGTTAAAAGATGAGGTGGAAAAGATTGCAAAAGCAGAATACGATAGCGATTGGAGTTTTGAAAAGGACACTGTTTTATATAGCTCTGATAGCAGCTTGGGAATTGGTCTATAGAATTTTTGTTGAGCTTTTTAAGATATGGAAACCTTATGTTTTTCCATCTCCTGTATCAGTAGCAGAAACTTTTATAAGACTTCTGGATAACAATGTTTTGTTCATAGCAATCTGGGCAACAACTAAAAGAATGGTTATAGGTTATTTGATTTCTCTTCTTGCGGGAATTATTCTTGGACTTTCAATAGTAAAGTTCGGATTTTTAGATAGAAATTTAAGACCACTTATTCTTGGTTTTCAAACATTGCCAAGCGTCTGCTGGCTACCATTTGCCATACTATGGTATGGTCTTTCAGAAAAAGCCATTATATTTGTAACTGCAATTGGCTCTCTATTTTCTATAACACTTGCAGTAGAGTCAGGTATTAAAAATGTCAATCCACTTTATATAAAAGCAGCAAAGACGATGGGTGCAACAGGATTAAGACTTTACTTAAATGTTATAATTCCTGCAAGCCTTCCATACGTTATCTCAGGCATGAAGCAAGGATGGTCATTTGCATTCAGAGCACTAATGGCAGGTGAGATGCTTTTTGCTACGAAAGGTTTGGGACAAGTACTCATGGTTGGAAGAGATCTTGCAGATATGAGTCAGGTCATTAGCGTGATGATAGTAACAATTGTTTTCGGACTTGTTGTAGAAAAGGCAATTTTTGGTCCCTTAGAAAATCAAATAAGACTTAGATGGGGCCTTAAAAATACATGAAAAATTCCTGAGGGAGGTAGAAAAGAATGAAAATTAAGGCAAATGGTAATGAAGTACAAATTGAAAGAGAGATGACAATCTTTGAATTGTTAGATGTTTTGGATGTCTCAATGAAAGAATATGTAACAGTGCAAATTAACGGCCAAATTATCCCCAGAAGTGAATATGATAAGGTTACAGTAAAAGATGGCGATGAAGTTGAGTTTTTATATTTCATGGGAGGGGGACTATTATGAAGTTAA
The sequence above is drawn from the Caldicellulosiruptor bescii DSM 6725 genome and encodes:
- a CDS encoding aliphatic sulfonate ABC transporter substrate-binding protein produces the protein MEIKRYYKVITFVILPIAFLFLLSGCYARKKDKNLKVRIAFFPNITHAQALVGKELGIFQKRIGKDVKVEYKVFNAGPAEIEAFLADEVDIGYIGPIPAINGFAKTNGEIKIIAGATNGGMMLVSRQDLNIKNLDDLKGKKIAVPQYGNTQDIVLRFLLSKAGLKDTTKGGDVEIIQAENPDIKTLLDRNQIDAALVPEPWGTRLKKEVNSNVVLDSSQIRQYIDIPTTVIITTTKFLKEYSDIVEKFLIAHLEVTDFIEKNPEKSYEIINNQISEITSKPLPADILKDSFKNIKLSSEIQRKSLEKAIESYFELGYLREKPNIEKLVNTEILDRIKNKEVY
- a CDS encoding ABC transporter permease; this encodes MVYRIFVELFKIWKPYVFPSPVSVAETFIRLLDNNVLFIAIWATTKRMVIGYLISLLAGIILGLSIVKFGFLDRNLRPLILGFQTLPSVCWLPFAILWYGLSEKAIIFVTAIGSLFSITLAVESGIKNVNPLYIKAAKTMGATGLRLYLNVIIPASLPYVISGMKQGWSFAFRALMAGEMLFATKGLGQVLMVGRDLADMSQVISVMIVTIVFGLVVEKAIFGPLENQIRLRWGLKNT
- a CDS encoding ABC transporter ATP-binding protein; protein product: MALVIENVSKRFQSKNKEINVLEKINLEVQKGKFICILGPSGCGKSTLLNIIAGLEKPSEGKVFLNGREVLSPGPDRVVMFQESALFPWLKVIDNVEFGMKIRGVPKKERHERALKYLKMVHLTKFKDVYVHQLSGGMKQRVALARALTLDSEILLMDEPFAALDSQTKNILLLELQRIWWETKKTIIFVTHNIEEAVLLADKVVVMSSNPGKIKKVFEIKLARPRLLDNPDIVYMISAIMKELKDEVEKIAKAEYDSDWSFEKDTVLYSSDSSLGIGL
- the thiS gene encoding sulfur carrier protein ThiS translates to MKIKANGNEVQIEREMTIFELLDVLDVSMKEYVTVQINGQIIPRSEYDKVTVKDGDEVEFLYFMGGGLL